The Thermacetogenium phaeum DSM 12270 genome segment CCGGAGAGATCCGGGAGGTCGAGTGCGAGCCCTGCAGCTGCGAGTGGCTGCGGAAGAAGCACTGCCGGCCGGTGGGCACCCTCCAGTTTCTGCTCTACCGGGTTCCGGGGCTGGGGGTCTGGCAGATCGACACCAGCTCCTACTACTCGATCGTCAACATCAACTCCGCAGTAGACTTCATCAAGGGGCTTACCGGTGGCCGGATTGCGATGATCCCGCTGAAGCTCGTGGTGAGGCCGAAAGAGGTCACTGTGGAGGGGAGGAAAAAGGTGATCTACGTCCTCGACCTGGCCTGCGAGCAGATCCGGCTGGAGGAGATCCTCAGGGCAGCCCGGGCTCAACCTGCCCGGCTGGCGCTTCCGGGGGTGGACTTCGACGAGGCCCCAGACGGCCTCTACCCTGCGAGCCTGATCGCTGGCGAAGTCCTGGAAAGCACCGCCCCTGCAGGGCAGCCGCCTGGTGATGGCGTGACGCCGCCTGGTGACGGGCGAAGCTTCACGCTCACAACCGGCAGGGACGGGGGAGAGACGAACTTCCTGGAGCCCCTTGAGGCGGGTGGATGCGGCCCCGGTGCCGCCAGCCGGGAGCGAGGTGAGGGGGCTAAAGGGCCTGCCCAGCCGGTGCCTCTTGCAGGGGCGCCTGAGGCCGGAGAGGCGCAGAAGGCTCCGCATACCTGTGGCTGGCGGGATGGTGAGACCGGAGGGAGCCAGCCGGAGGCCCTCTGCTGCGCCTCCTGCGACGTCGAGGTCAGCCCTGGGGTCTCTTCCTACAGCTCCCGGCGCTTCGGCCGCGGCTGGACGGCCCGGGCGGCAAGCGTGAGGGTTCTCTCAGGGCCTGTTTCCCTGGCTGCCCGCTTCTACTTCTCCCGCTGCCCGCCCGGCGACCTGGACAACTACCTGAAGGCGGTTGCCGACGGCCTCAAGGGGATCGCCTACCGGGACGACAGGCAGGTTGTCAGGATCACCGCAGAGCTGCTCAGCTGCCGGGCGGGTGAGGAGCGGGTGGAGGTAGAAGTGGGGCATCTGTAAAATTTACCATCCTTGTGTTAAGATGGTTTCAAGAGAGGGAGGGCGGTAAATTGCTTGATAAAATACGCCGATATTTAAGCGGCAAGGGGGATGGAATCAACGCTGATGCTGCAGGCAGCTGCTGCCCGGGGCCTTGCGGCGAGATCCACAGCCTTGCCGCATCATTGCCGCGCTATGA includes the following:
- a CDS encoding recombination directionality factor — protein: MAIKGISDVRRMPRLGKIRLGVRETSRRTGGEFPRAVDYFVCNPDQSTSEAAAEAFHAVYGDRPKELEIMFPVDDREKLFEQWYRCYGSGTGLLCKGDGETAVECDRETGEIREVECEPCSCEWLRKKHCRPVGTLQFLLYRVPGLGVWQIDTSSYYSIVNINSAVDFIKGLTGGRIAMIPLKLVVRPKEVTVEGRKKVIYVLDLACEQIRLEEILRAARAQPARLALPGVDFDEAPDGLYPASLIAGEVLESTAPAGQPPGDGVTPPGDGRSFTLTTGRDGGETNFLEPLEAGGCGPGAASRERGEGAKGPAQPVPLAGAPEAGEAQKAPHTCGWRDGETGGSQPEALCCASCDVEVSPGVSSYSSRRFGRGWTARAASVRVLSGPVSLAARFYFSRCPPGDLDNYLKAVADGLKGIAYRDDRQVVRITAELLSCRAGEERVEVEVGHL